In a genomic window of Natranaerovirga pectinivora:
- a CDS encoding C-GCAxxG-C-C family (seleno)protein, whose product MKKAIDFYNEGYNCAEAIIKGYNTEHNKSIPVALGSPFGSGMTIGSTCGAITAALIVIGASKGREDSKEINETRKDTKALLKKIKDKYGSLECIELKKQGVPCENLVEDAYNILNEIVTKEGM is encoded by the coding sequence GTGAAAAAAGCAATAGATTTTTATAATGAAGGGTACAATTGTGCAGAGGCAATAATAAAGGGATACAACACAGAACATAATAAAAGTATTCCAGTAGCCCTAGGAAGTCCTTTTGGGTCTGGAATGACTATTGGAAGCACTTGTGGTGCCATCACAGCGGCCCTTATTGTTATTGGTGCTTCAAAAGGAAGAGAAGATTCTAAAGAAATAAATGAAACAAGAAAAGATACCAAGGCTTTATTAAAAAAAATAAAAGATAAGTATGGTTCACTTGAGTGTATTGAACTTAAAAAACAAGGTGTGCCTTGTGAAAATCTTGTTGAAGATGCATATAATATTCTTAACGAAATTGTAACAAAAGAAGGAATGTAG
- a CDS encoding tRNA threonylcarbamoyladenosine dehydratase, producing the protein MLHAFSRTEMLIGKEGLEKLKNSTVAVFGIGGVGTYAVEGLVRSGVGKLILVDDDDVCLTNINRQLHATRKTIGKPKVEVMKERILTINPKVEVVAYQELYTAETAEKLLSDDYDYVIDAIDMVTSKLDLIERCNNKKIPIISAMGAGNKMNPAMLEVSDIYKTSICPLAKVMRKELKKRAIKKLKVVYSKEAPLTPIALEGDCKTNCICPNKDRTCVTRRQIPGSMSFVPSVSGLIIASEVVKDLIGYKG; encoded by the coding sequence ATGTTACATGCTTTTTCTAGAACAGAAATGCTTATTGGTAAAGAAGGACTTGAGAAATTAAAAAATTCAACGGTAGCAGTTTTTGGAATAGGTGGCGTAGGTACTTATGCTGTTGAAGGATTGGTTAGAAGTGGTGTTGGAAAACTCATTTTAGTAGATGATGATGATGTATGTCTTACAAATATAAACAGGCAATTACATGCCACACGTAAAACAATTGGTAAACCTAAAGTAGAAGTAATGAAAGAAAGAATTTTAACCATTAATCCAAAAGTAGAAGTTGTAGCGTATCAAGAGTTATACACTGCTGAAACTGCTGAAAAATTATTATCAGATGACTATGATTATGTTATTGATGCCATAGATATGGTTACGTCTAAATTAGATTTGATTGAAAGATGTAACAATAAAAAAATTCCTATTATAAGTGCAATGGGCGCAGGAAATAAGATGAATCCTGCTATGTTAGAAGTGTCAGATATTTATAAGACAAGCATATGTCCATTAGCAAAAGTAATGAGAAAAGAACTGAAAAAAAGAGCTATAAAAAAATTAAAAGTTGTTTATTCAAAAGAAGCACCATTAACGCCTATAGCCTTAGAAGGGGATTGCAAAACCAATTGTATATGCCCAAATAAAGATAGAACTTGTGTAACAAGAAGACAAATTCCAGGAAGTATGTCTTTTGTGCCATCTGTTTCTGGGTTGATTATTGCTTCAGAAGTTGTAAAAGATTTAATAGGGTATAAAGGATAG
- a CDS encoding putative polysaccharide biosynthesis protein, which yields MKRNKKDSIIKGAIILTIAGLITKVIGFLYRIYMSNLIGSEGMGIFQLIFPVFMICYTICCSGLFTAISKLVAAQRASNNTKNMSRIINTATFITLVLSLILSIIIYVFSEFISYNLLKEPRTLLSLKILAFTVPFTAIGSSVKAYFYGLKKTFIPASSQLIEQIIRVAAVYLLASTFIPKGLEFACAMAVIGMALGEIITCFYVIISYRVSIGKNTEERCSNYNSYRKIANNIATIAIPLTANRVLITILSSVETILIPSRLQLFGMTHSNALSLYGMLTAMAIPLVMFPSVFTNSLSLLLLPAVSEASAAKNKNTIKHTTSKTLQYSLLIGIISTCIFIVFGKPMGTRIYNEPFVGNLLVILAWLCPFIYLNTTLASILNGLDYELITFRNNTIGLGIRIVFTIFVIPIAGLKGYLWGLLVSSLIITLLNLIKIVKVTTVKFDISKWLLKPIFAAVISSILISYIYYNYIQYLTGSLLILFANCIILALIYIIILIYFKCIPRKDLGNVKRSI from the coding sequence ATGAAAAGAAACAAAAAAGATTCCATCATTAAAGGGGCTATTATATTAACTATTGCAGGGCTTATTACTAAAGTTATAGGATTCTTATATCGAATATATATGTCTAATCTTATCGGCTCTGAAGGAATGGGGATATTTCAATTAATTTTTCCTGTGTTTATGATTTGTTATACCATATGTTGCTCTGGATTGTTTACTGCTATATCAAAACTTGTAGCTGCACAAAGGGCTTCTAATAACACTAAAAATATGTCCCGCATCATCAATACAGCCACATTTATAACATTGGTTTTATCACTAATACTTTCTATCATTATATACGTATTTAGTGAATTTATTAGTTATAATTTATTAAAAGAACCTAGAACTTTACTTTCATTAAAAATCCTTGCTTTTACAGTTCCATTTACAGCTATAGGCTCCTCTGTTAAAGCATACTTTTATGGTTTAAAGAAAACCTTTATCCCTGCTAGTTCACAATTAATTGAACAAATTATAAGAGTTGCTGCTGTTTATTTGTTAGCAAGTACCTTTATTCCTAAAGGATTAGAGTTTGCTTGTGCTATGGCAGTAATAGGTATGGCATTAGGAGAAATAATCACTTGTTTCTATGTTATTATTTCTTATAGAGTATCCATAGGAAAAAACACTGAAGAGAGATGCTCTAATTATAATTCTTACAGAAAAATTGCCAACAATATTGCAACTATTGCCATCCCTCTAACAGCAAATAGGGTATTGATTACGATTTTATCTAGTGTAGAAACAATCTTGATCCCTTCAAGGTTACAACTATTTGGTATGACCCATTCTAATGCTCTAAGTTTATATGGTATGTTAACTGCAATGGCAATACCCTTGGTAATGTTTCCTTCTGTCTTTACAAATTCATTATCTCTCCTGCTCTTGCCAGCAGTTTCTGAAGCCAGTGCCGCAAAGAACAAGAACACCATCAAACATACAACATCAAAGACACTACAGTATTCCTTACTTATAGGTATTATTAGCACATGTATTTTTATTGTATTTGGTAAACCAATGGGCACGCGAATATACAATGAGCCCTTTGTTGGAAATCTTTTAGTGATACTTGCTTGGCTATGTCCATTTATATATCTTAATACCACACTAGCTAGTATATTAAATGGCTTAGATTATGAACTTATTACTTTTAGAAATAATACTATTGGATTAGGCATTCGCATTGTATTTACAATCTTTGTTATACCAATTGCTGGCCTTAAAGGTTACCTATGGGGATTGTTAGTAAGTAGTTTGATAATCACCTTATTAAATTTAATAAAGATTGTAAAAGTAACTACAGTTAAATTTGATATTTCAAAATGGTTATTAAAACCAATCTTTGCTGCAGTTATATCTTCTATATTAATTAGCTATATCTATTATAATTACATACAATATTTAACAGGATCTTTATTAATTTTATTTGCTAACTGTATTATTCTTGCTTTAATATATATAATTATATTAATTTATTTTAAATGTATTCCACGGAAGGATCTTGGTAATGTGAAGCGTTCTATCTAG
- a CDS encoding (2Fe-2S) ferredoxin domain-containing protein: protein MVIEVCVGSACHLKGSYEIISKIESLVQESFLEDQITIKAAFCLGHCTEAVSVKVNQDKIYSLEPNKVNAFFYAIREQVSYENT, encoded by the coding sequence ATGGTTATTGAAGTTTGTGTTGGAAGCGCCTGTCATCTAAAGGGCTCTTATGAAATTATATCAAAAATAGAAAGCTTGGTGCAGGAGTCTTTTCTTGAAGATCAAATTACTATTAAAGCAGCTTTCTGCTTAGGTCATTGTACAGAGGCTGTATCTGTAAAAGTTAATCAAGATAAAATATATTCACTTGAACCAAACAAGGTAAATGCTTTTTTTTATGCTATTAGAGAGCAGGTGTCATATGAGAATACTTAA
- a CDS encoding signal peptidase II, translating into MIYIFLIALLFVLDQVIKVKMDKTRALHKDEYILNGNIILTKCYNKGAFLGIFKEKPQYLFIANIIAIGSMMIYLLKLIIFKGNAVTKFALALIMGGALSNFYDRLKRNHVIDYFSFKSLKKVVFNLGDMFIFIGCIILLLFGRNK; encoded by the coding sequence ATGATATATATCTTTTTAATTGCATTATTATTTGTATTGGATCAAGTTATAAAAGTCAAGATGGATAAAACCAGAGCATTACATAAAGATGAGTATATATTAAATGGGAATATTATTCTAACGAAATGCTATAATAAAGGTGCTTTTTTGGGAATTTTTAAGGAAAAGCCCCAATATTTGTTTATAGCTAATATCATTGCAATTGGTTCCATGATGATATATCTTTTGAAACTTATTATATTTAAAGGGAATGCGGTGACAAAATTTGCATTAGCTTTAATTATGGGAGGGGCATTAAGTAATTTCTATGATAGATTAAAAAGAAACCATGTAATTGATTACTTTTCTTTTAAATCTTTAAAAAAAGTAGTTTTTAACTTGGGGGATATGTTTATATTTATAGGATGTATTATATTGTTGTTATTTGGAAGAAATAAATAA
- a CDS encoding glycerophosphodiester phosphodiesterase family protein: MGIHYLHEIKRTPPLETLIAHAGGSIYGIPYTNSLEALNNSYMNGFKLIELDFHWTTDGYPVCIHDWDSTPRWLFMNTSRQYSLEEFLNKDTLLNLTLLDLNRLEQWLIFHPSIYIIADIKKDYIRLLKYIKDHHPKIQHKFIPHLYSFHDYEYIRYLGYSYVIPALYNLATSDTSLFHFLEGNEVFAVSMPLLRALTLLPRNLYYLNVPSYAHTINFNKTLSTLKANKVTGVYTDYLRPNSIQSIR, from the coding sequence ATGGGTATTCACTATTTACACGAAATTAAAAGAACACCTCCACTTGAGACCCTTATCGCCCATGCAGGCGGGTCTATTTATGGCATTCCTTATACAAATTCTTTAGAGGCCCTAAACAATAGTTATATGAATGGCTTCAAACTTATTGAATTAGATTTTCACTGGACAACAGATGGTTATCCTGTCTGTATACATGATTGGGATTCTACACCTAGATGGTTGTTTATGAATACCTCTAGACAATATTCTTTAGAAGAGTTCTTAAACAAAGACACCCTTTTGAATCTTACTCTCTTAGATCTCAATAGACTTGAGCAATGGCTTATTTTTCATCCAAGTATCTATATCATCGCAGATATTAAAAAAGATTATATTCGATTATTAAAGTATATAAAAGACCATCATCCAAAGATACAACACAAATTCATCCCTCATCTCTATTCATTTCATGATTATGAATATATTAGATATTTAGGGTATTCTTATGTTATTCCTGCACTTTATAACCTTGCTACTTCTGATACAAGTTTATTTCACTTCCTAGAAGGCAATGAAGTTTTTGCTGTTAGTATGCCCTTACTTAGAGCCTTAACCCTATTACCTAGGAATCTGTATTATCTAAATGTGCCTAGTTATGCACATACCATTAATTTTAACAAAACATTATCCACATTAAAAGCCAATAAAGTCACAGGTGTCTATACAGATTATTTACGCCCTAATTCAATCCAATCTATTAGATAA
- the adhE gene encoding bifunctional acetaldehyde-CoA/alcohol dehydrogenase: protein MDDNTKLIKVQETVDVLVQKAQKALDEFMLMEQDQIDKIVKEMALAGLDQHMYLAKLAFEETQRGIYEDKIIKNLFATEYIYHSIKYEKTVGIIEENEEEDYMEVAEPVGVIAGVTPVTNPTSTTLFKSIIAMKTRNPIIFAFHPSAQHCSSEAARILKEAAIKAGAPQDCIQWVEEPSLEATQKLMNHPEVALILATGGSGMVKSAYSTGKPALGVGPGNVPCFIEKSANVERAVTDLILSKSFDNGMICASEQAAIIESSIYEKVTNYMKKQNCYFATKEEIEKIESVVINVGKKVVNSNIVGKSPYEIAKMANIEIPQDTKVLCCEIDGVGEKHLLSYEKLSPVLAVVKAKDANEGIKMSEIMVELGGLGHSSVIHSNDEDIIDGFSKKLKTGRIIVNSPSTHGAIGDIYNTNMPSLTLGCGSYGKNSTTSNITAVNLINKKRVAKRKVNMQWFKIPEKIYFESGSVQYLSKMPNISRALIVTDPYMRESGYVKKVLYYLRKRLDYVHCEIFSDVEPDPSLETVYKGTELMNGFHPDVIIALGGGSAIDAAKGMWLFYEHPEANFNNMSQKFMDIRKRVYKFPKMGKKAKFVAIPTTSGSGSEVTSFAVITDKEKNIKYPLADYELTPDVAIIDPDFVMTVPPKVTANTGLDVLTHAIEAYVSILASDYTDALALKAIQLIFDYLPKAYNNGNDKVAREKVHNASCIAGMAFTNAFLGINHSLAHKLGGEFHIPHGAANAILLPYVIEYNGVETPTKFVSFPKYEKYIAPEKYSEISRHLGLGASTPQEGVKSLIKAVRDLMKEVDVPQSIKDHGIEENIFLSKVEYLGDKAFEDQCTTSNPRLPLVSELVALYKRAYYGE from the coding sequence ATGGATGATAATACAAAATTAATAAAAGTTCAAGAAACGGTTGACGTATTGGTTCAAAAAGCGCAAAAAGCATTAGATGAATTTATGTTAATGGAGCAAGATCAGATTGATAAAATTGTAAAAGAAATGGCACTAGCCGGGTTAGATCAACATATGTATTTGGCTAAACTTGCATTTGAAGAAACCCAAAGAGGCATATATGAAGATAAGATTATAAAAAACCTGTTTGCAACAGAATACATTTATCATAGTATAAAATACGAGAAAACCGTAGGCATCATTGAAGAAAATGAAGAGGAGGATTATATGGAAGTAGCCGAACCTGTAGGCGTGATTGCAGGTGTTACGCCAGTTACAAACCCAACTTCAACAACTTTATTTAAATCAATAATAGCAATGAAAACAAGAAATCCTATTATTTTCGCATTCCACCCTTCTGCTCAACATTGTTCTTCAGAAGCGGCTAGGATTTTAAAAGAAGCAGCAATCAAAGCAGGAGCGCCTCAGGATTGTATTCAATGGGTAGAAGAACCATCCCTAGAAGCCACGCAAAAATTAATGAATCATCCAGAAGTAGCGTTAATATTGGCGACTGGAGGTTCAGGAATGGTAAAGTCAGCCTATTCAACAGGAAAACCTGCGTTAGGTGTTGGACCTGGTAATGTTCCTTGCTTCATAGAAAAATCAGCAAATGTTGAAAGAGCCGTAACAGATTTAATTTTATCAAAGTCTTTTGATAATGGAATGATTTGTGCTTCTGAGCAAGCTGCCATTATTGAATCAAGTATTTATGAAAAAGTGACCAATTATATGAAAAAGCAAAACTGTTATTTTGCGACGAAAGAAGAGATAGAAAAAATTGAATCTGTGGTTATAAATGTAGGGAAAAAAGTTGTTAACTCCAATATTGTAGGGAAATCACCTTACGAAATAGCAAAAATGGCCAATATAGAAATTCCACAGGATACTAAAGTGTTATGTTGTGAAATAGATGGCGTAGGTGAAAAACATTTGCTATCCTATGAAAAATTATCACCAGTATTAGCGGTAGTAAAAGCAAAGGATGCTAACGAAGGTATAAAAATGTCAGAGATTATGGTTGAATTAGGAGGTCTAGGCCATTCCTCTGTTATTCATTCTAATGATGAAGACATTATTGATGGGTTTTCAAAAAAGTTAAAAACAGGAAGAATAATAGTAAATTCACCTTCTACCCATGGTGCCATAGGGGATATATATAATACGAATATGCCCTCTTTAACTTTAGGCTGTGGATCTTATGGTAAAAATTCTACAACATCTAATATTACAGCTGTTAACTTAATTAACAAGAAAAGGGTGGCAAAAAGAAAAGTAAATATGCAATGGTTTAAAATTCCTGAGAAAATCTATTTTGAATCAGGATCTGTTCAATATTTAAGTAAAATGCCAAATATAAGTCGTGCTTTAATTGTTACGGATCCTTATATGAGAGAATCTGGATATGTAAAGAAAGTATTATATTATTTAAGAAAACGACTTGATTATGTACATTGTGAGATATTTAGTGATGTAGAACCAGATCCATCTCTAGAAACGGTTTATAAAGGAACCGAATTAATGAATGGTTTTCATCCAGATGTCATTATTGCATTAGGAGGCGGTTCAGCCATAGATGCAGCAAAGGGTATGTGGTTGTTCTATGAACATCCTGAAGCAAACTTTAACAATATGTCTCAGAAGTTTATGGATATTCGAAAAAGAGTTTATAAATTCCCTAAGATGGGTAAGAAAGCAAAATTTGTAGCAATTCCTACCACATCAGGATCAGGATCAGAAGTAACCTCATTTGCGGTTATTACAGATAAGGAAAAAAATATAAAGTATCCTCTAGCTGATTATGAATTGACACCAGATGTTGCCATTATTGACCCCGATTTTGTTATGACGGTACCACCTAAAGTAACGGCCAATACGGGATTAGATGTTTTAACTCATGCAATAGAAGCCTATGTTTCTATCTTAGCATCAGATTACACAGATGCCTTAGCCTTAAAAGCCATTCAACTGATTTTTGATTATCTTCCAAAAGCTTACAATAATGGCAATGACAAAGTTGCAAGGGAAAAAGTTCATAATGCTTCTTGCATTGCAGGAATGGCTTTTACCAATGCTTTTCTAGGGATTAATCATTCTTTAGCTCATAAGTTAGGGGGAGAATTTCATATTCCTCATGGGGCTGCCAATGCTATATTATTGCCTTATGTGATTGAATACAATGGTGTTGAAACACCGACTAAATTTGTTTCTTTTCCAAAGTATGAGAAATATATTGCTCCTGAAAAGTATAGTGAGATATCAAGACATTTAGGGCTAGGAGCTTCCACACCTCAGGAAGGTGTAAAATCCCTTATTAAAGCCGTAAGAGATTTAATGAAGGAAGTGGATGTCCCTCAAAGCATAAAAGACCACGGTATTGAAGAAAATATCTTTTTATCTAAAGTAGAGTATTTAGGGGATAAGGCCTTTGAAGATCAATGTACCACATCAAATCCTAGATTGCCTTTAGTATCTGAATTGGTTGCTCTTTATAAACGTGCTTATTATGGTGAATAG